One part of the Corallococcus soli genome encodes these proteins:
- a CDS encoding DsbA family protein: MKPNVIVALLVGLVLGFVGGRAASGSKPATPGNSPTVAQAAKPGARQVDPTVFKVPIDGAPVKGSVNALVTIVEFSDYECPFCSRAHNTVVQLQKDYGSKLRVVMRQNPLSFHARAKPAALAALAAGEQGKYWEMHDKLFANQKKLDEESLEKYARDIGLDVAKWKEDMTASRLSDVIAKEQALASQLGANGTPAFFVNGRFLSGAQPIENFKSLIDEELAKAEALVKSGVAPGQVYANTIAKGVERAPARPAQGAAEPAAAAKKIEIPADAPSFGPATAKVTIVEWSDFECPFCSRVVPTLNRIKETYGKDVRVVFRQQPLPMHANAKIAAQASLAAHEQGKFWEMHDKMFANQRALDRASLDKYAQELKLDMAKFKAALDSGKYSAKVTADSEAGSAVGANGTPAFFVNGRFLSGAQPFEAFKTLIDEEIAKADKALAAGTKAEDLYAKLNQDNVNAVPAAPAAPAEPAVQKVDVGNAPVRGPAKAPVTIVAWSDFECPFCSRAVPTLDQVEKAYEGKVRIAFKHQPLSFHQHAKGAAQASMAAHEQGKFWQMHDKLFANQRALDRASLEKYAQELKLDMAKFKSAMDSGKFDAQIEADMAAGSAVGANGTPTFFINGRTLVGAQPFDAFKKVIDEELKKAGVAVAADAK; the protein is encoded by the coding sequence ATGAAGCCCAATGTCATCGTGGCCCTGTTGGTGGGCCTGGTGCTCGGGTTCGTTGGCGGCCGTGCCGCCAGCGGCTCGAAGCCCGCCACCCCCGGCAATTCGCCCACCGTCGCGCAGGCGGCCAAGCCCGGCGCCCGGCAGGTGGACCCCACCGTCTTCAAGGTGCCCATCGACGGCGCACCGGTGAAGGGCAGCGTCAACGCGCTCGTCACCATCGTGGAGTTCTCCGACTACGAGTGCCCGTTCTGCAGCCGCGCGCACAACACCGTCGTGCAGCTCCAGAAGGACTACGGCAGCAAGCTGCGCGTGGTGATGCGCCAGAACCCGCTGTCCTTCCACGCGCGCGCCAAGCCCGCGGCCCTCGCGGCGCTCGCGGCCGGTGAGCAGGGCAAGTACTGGGAGATGCACGACAAGCTCTTCGCCAACCAGAAGAAGCTGGATGAGGAGAGCCTGGAGAAGTACGCCCGGGACATCGGCCTGGACGTCGCCAAGTGGAAGGAGGACATGACCGCCTCCCGTCTGTCCGACGTCATCGCCAAGGAGCAGGCGCTGGCCTCGCAGCTGGGCGCCAACGGCACCCCGGCCTTCTTCGTCAACGGCCGCTTCCTGTCGGGCGCGCAGCCCATCGAGAACTTCAAGAGCCTCATCGACGAGGAGCTCGCCAAGGCCGAAGCCCTGGTGAAGAGCGGCGTCGCCCCCGGTCAGGTCTACGCGAACACCATCGCGAAGGGCGTCGAGCGCGCCCCGGCGCGTCCCGCCCAGGGCGCCGCGGAGCCCGCCGCCGCCGCGAAGAAGATCGAGATCCCCGCGGACGCGCCCTCCTTCGGCCCGGCCACCGCGAAGGTCACCATCGTGGAGTGGTCCGACTTCGAGTGCCCGTTCTGCAGCCGCGTGGTGCCCACGCTCAACCGCATCAAGGAGACCTACGGCAAGGACGTGCGCGTGGTGTTCCGCCAGCAGCCCCTGCCCATGCACGCGAACGCGAAGATCGCCGCCCAGGCGTCGCTCGCGGCGCACGAGCAGGGCAAGTTCTGGGAGATGCACGACAAGATGTTCGCCAACCAGCGCGCGCTGGACCGCGCCTCCCTGGACAAGTACGCCCAGGAGCTGAAGCTGGACATGGCGAAGTTCAAGGCGGCGCTGGACAGCGGCAAGTACAGCGCGAAGGTGACGGCGGACTCTGAGGCGGGCAGCGCGGTGGGCGCCAACGGCACCCCGGCCTTCTTCGTCAACGGCCGCTTCCTGTCGGGCGCGCAGCCCTTCGAGGCCTTCAAGACCCTCATCGACGAGGAGATCGCCAAGGCCGACAAGGCGCTCGCCGCCGGCACCAAGGCGGAGGACCTCTACGCCAAGCTGAACCAGGACAACGTGAACGCCGTCCCGGCCGCCCCCGCGGCGCCCGCCGAGCCGGCCGTGCAGAAGGTGGACGTGGGCAACGCCCCGGTGCGCGGTCCCGCCAAGGCGCCCGTGACCATCGTCGCGTGGTCCGACTTCGAGTGCCCGTTCTGCAGCCGCGCGGTGCCCACGCTCGACCAGGTGGAGAAGGCCTACGAGGGCAAGGTGCGGATCGCCTTCAAGCACCAGCCGCTGTCCTTCCACCAGCACGCGAAGGGCGCCGCCCAGGCCTCCATGGCCGCCCACGAGCAGGGCAAGTTCTGGCAGATGCACGACAAGCTCTTCGCCAACCAGCGCGCGTTGGACCGCGCGTCCCTGGAGAAGTACGCGCAGGAGCTGAAGCTGGACATGGCGAAGTTCAAGTCCGCCATGGACAGCGGCAAGTTCGACGCGCAGATCGAAGCGGACATGGCCGCCGGTTCCGCCGTGGGCGCGAACGGCACGCCCACCTTCTTCATCAACGGCCGCACCCTCGTGGGCGCCCAGCCCTTCGACGCCTTCAAGAAGGTCATCGACGAGGAGCTGAAGAAGGCCGGCGTGGCCGTCGCGGCGGACGCGAAGTAG
- a CDS encoding ABC transporter permease — MVVIWAAELRRAVRSGRALVLLGLYSMFSALVLLVVGFVTRELQTQVNDKLMAAGADAEATARAADEMHQGVLGFLTSNDTAMMQALSQVPIVVLVVFKITLFFLPAYIALMGFDQVSGEVGPRSIRYLTVRARRSSVLMGKFLSQATLLLGLVLVIDLAIFVYARILNPDFAMGLLVVNLLKFWGATIVFSLAYVALTTLCSSLFRSPAVSLVFNFILLFVFWLMDSVGRAVADTSLLRFVRYLSPSYYSGNLLHPQLAEFAGSGAAYAAFAAIFLGGAYGVLRARDL, encoded by the coding sequence ATGGTGGTGATCTGGGCCGCGGAGCTGCGGCGGGCGGTGCGCAGCGGGCGCGCGCTCGTGCTGCTCGGGCTCTACAGCATGTTCTCCGCGCTGGTGCTGCTCGTCGTGGGCTTCGTCACCCGCGAGCTGCAGACCCAGGTGAACGACAAGCTGATGGCCGCCGGCGCGGACGCGGAGGCCACCGCGCGCGCCGCGGACGAGATGCACCAGGGCGTCCTGGGCTTCCTCACCAGCAACGACACCGCGATGATGCAGGCCCTGTCGCAGGTGCCCATCGTCGTCCTGGTGGTCTTCAAGATCACCCTCTTCTTCCTGCCGGCCTACATCGCCCTGATGGGCTTCGACCAGGTGAGCGGCGAGGTGGGCCCGCGCTCCATCCGCTACCTCACGGTGCGCGCGCGCCGCTCGTCGGTGCTGATGGGCAAGTTCCTGTCGCAGGCCACGCTGCTGCTGGGGCTGGTGCTGGTCATCGACCTGGCCATCTTCGTCTACGCGCGCATCCTCAACCCCGACTTCGCCATGGGGCTGTTGGTGGTGAACCTGCTGAAGTTCTGGGGCGCGACGATCGTCTTCTCGCTGGCGTACGTGGCCCTCACCACCCTGTGCTCCAGCCTGTTCCGCAGCCCGGCGGTGAGCCTCGTCTTCAACTTCATCCTGCTGTTCGTCTTCTGGCTGATGGACTCCGTGGGACGCGCGGTGGCGGACACCAGCCTGCTGCGCTTCGTGCGCTACCTGTCCCCGTCCTACTACTCGGGCAACCTGCTGCACCCGCAGCTGGCCGAGTTCGCCGGCAGCGGCGCGGCCTACGCCGCCTTCGCGGCCATCTTCCTGGGGGGCGCCTACGGCGTCCTGCGCGCGAGGGACCTGTGA
- a CDS encoding RidA family protein, giving the protein MARKAIHSDDAPKAIGPYSQAVQVDAGKLTFLSGQIPLDPKTMEMVPGDVVAQAERVMENLKAVLAASGLDFSHVVRCTIFLTDLGDFAKVNEVYGRAFTGAPPARATVQVSALPRGAKVEIDAIAVS; this is encoded by the coding sequence ATGGCGCGCAAGGCAATCCACTCCGACGACGCCCCCAAGGCCATTGGCCCTTACTCCCAGGCCGTGCAGGTGGACGCCGGGAAGCTGACGTTCCTGTCCGGGCAGATTCCCCTGGACCCCAAGACGATGGAGATGGTCCCCGGGGACGTCGTCGCGCAGGCGGAGCGCGTGATGGAGAACCTCAAGGCGGTGCTCGCCGCCAGCGGCCTGGACTTCTCCCACGTCGTGCGCTGCACCATCTTCCTCACCGACCTGGGCGACTTCGCCAAGGTGAACGAGGTGTACGGCCGCGCCTTCACCGGCGCGCCACCGGCCCGCGCCACCGTGCAGGTGTCCGCGCTGCCGCGCGGCGCCAAGGTGGAGATCGACGCCATCGCCGTCTCCTGA
- a CDS encoding ABC transporter ATP-binding protein, with the protein MSELAIELTRVSKHFGPKVAVNAVSLQVRQGDVFGLIGPNGAGKTTTFSMMCGYLYPSEGSLQVMGVSPTTPGALKGRVGALPQDAVLPPGWEVGALLMYWARLSGLPQPEHEARGALEKVGLMEAWQVQTQALSHGMAKRAAMAQALMGRPPLVLLDEPTAGLDPRIAAQVRQVIKDMKGTQTVVVSSHNLQELEELCDAAAILDKGSLAQAGTMSELTGQGAEFRVQIARGDVILPEITSLPGVIGARMEGADVLCVRFDGQAHKAEEVISRTVGHLIQHQTLILGVSRGRRLEDRVLQLL; encoded by the coding sequence GTGAGCGAGCTGGCCATTGAACTGACCCGCGTCTCCAAGCACTTCGGCCCCAAGGTCGCCGTCAACGCGGTGAGCCTCCAGGTGCGCCAGGGCGACGTCTTCGGCCTGATTGGCCCCAACGGCGCCGGCAAGACGACGACCTTCTCCATGATGTGCGGCTACCTCTACCCGTCCGAGGGCTCGCTCCAGGTGATGGGCGTGTCGCCCACCACGCCCGGCGCCCTCAAGGGCCGCGTGGGCGCGCTGCCCCAGGACGCGGTGCTGCCGCCGGGCTGGGAGGTGGGCGCGCTGCTCATGTACTGGGCCCGCCTGTCCGGCCTGCCCCAGCCGGAGCACGAAGCGCGCGGCGCCCTGGAGAAGGTGGGCCTGATGGAGGCCTGGCAGGTACAGACCCAGGCGCTCAGCCACGGCATGGCCAAGCGGGCCGCCATGGCCCAGGCCCTCATGGGCCGCCCGCCCCTGGTGCTCCTGGACGAGCCCACCGCCGGGCTGGATCCGCGCATCGCCGCCCAGGTGCGTCAGGTCATCAAGGACATGAAGGGCACGCAGACCGTCGTCGTCTCCAGCCACAACCTCCAGGAGCTGGAGGAGCTGTGCGACGCGGCCGCCATCCTCGACAAGGGGTCGCTCGCGCAGGCGGGCACCATGTCGGAGCTCACCGGCCAGGGCGCCGAGTTCCGCGTCCAGATCGCCCGGGGCGACGTCATCCTCCCGGAGATCACCTCCCTGCCCGGCGTCATCGGCGCGCGGATGGAGGGCGCCGACGTGCTGTGCGTGCGCTTCGACGGCCAGGCCCACAAGGCCGAGGAGGTCATCAGCCGCACCGTGGGCCACCTCATCCAGCACCAGACGCTGATCCTCGGCGTCAGCCGGGGCCGCCGCCTGGAAGACCGCGTCCTCCAGCTCTTGTAG
- a CDS encoding sulfurtransferase TusA family protein — MEAGVRVDTSGAFCPVPILEIAKAMRRLPPGTLVELVSTDRGLEADLPAWCEATGNELVRLERRGAHYVGWVRKAG, encoded by the coding sequence ATGGAAGCCGGTGTGCGCGTGGATACCTCCGGGGCCTTCTGCCCGGTGCCCATCCTGGAGATCGCCAAGGCGATGCGGCGCCTCCCCCCCGGGACGCTGGTGGAGCTGGTGTCCACCGACCGGGGCCTGGAGGCGGACCTGCCCGCATGGTGCGAGGCCACCGGCAACGAGCTCGTGCGCCTGGAGCGCCGGGGCGCCCACTATGTGGGCTGGGTGCGCAAGGCGGGGTGA